Proteins encoded within one genomic window of Bombina bombina isolate aBomBom1 chromosome 1, aBomBom1.pri, whole genome shotgun sequence:
- the GPR50 gene encoding melatonin-related receptor, with translation MNNHCNIFVVSLSVADLVVAIYPYPVILVAIFHNGWTLGDIHCQISGFLMGLSVIGSVFNITAIAINRYCYICHSLRYDKLYNHRSTWCYLCLTWILTIIAIVPNFFVGSLQYDPRIYSCTFAQTVSSSYTIAVVVVHFIVPLAVVTFCYLRIWVLVIQVKHRVRQDSRQKLTPTDLRNFLTMFVVFVLFAVCWGPLNFIGLAVAINPLHVAPKIPEWLFVLSYFMAYFNSCLNAVIYGLMNQNFRKEYKRIILSLWTPRLLFIDASKGGTDAIKSKPSPGGTNNNQADICV, from the exons ATGAATAACCACT gCAACATCTTTGTCGTCAGTTTGTCTGTTGCAGACCTGGTTGTGGCGATTTATCCATATCCAGTTATTCTTGTAGCCATTTTCCATAATGGATGGACACTTGGAGATATCCATTGTCAAATCAGCGGATTTCTTATGGGACTCAGTGTTATTGGATCTGTTTTCAATATTACAGCCATAGCTATCAACAGATACTGCTATATATGTCATAGTCTAAGATATGATAAGCTTTACAATCACAGAAGTACATGGTGCTACCTCTGCCTGACATGGATACTCACAATCATTGCAATTGTGCCAAATTTCTTTGTTGGGTCACTACAATATGATCCTCGGATTTACTCATGCACTTTTGCCCAAACTGTGAGTTCCTCTTATACCATTGCAGTTGTTGTTGTACATTTTATAGTCCCTCTGGCTGTTGTGACATTCTGCTACCTAAGGATATGGGTTTTGGTCATCCAAGTCAAACACAGAGTGAGGCAAGACTCTAGACAAAAGTTGACTCCAACAGATCTTcgaaacttcttgacaatgtttgTGGTGTTTGTACTCTTTGCTGTGTGTTGGGGACCATTAAACTTCATTGGTCTGGCAGTGGCTATTAATCCACTTCATGTGGCACCAAAAATTCCAGAATGGCTTTTTGTACTGAGCTACTTCATGGCCTACTTTAACAGTTGCCTCAATGCTGTCATATATGGTCTTATGAATCAAAACTTCAGAAAGGAATATAAAAGAATAATACTCTCTTTGTGGACTCCAAGACTGCTCTTTATTGATGCATCAAAAGGTGGAACTGATGCAATCAAAAGCAAACCATCTCCGGGAGGAACTAATAACAATCAAGCTGACATATgtgtgtaa